From the Paenibacillus tianjinensis genome, the window CTGCTGATGATTACGAGTGAACAAGTATCTGTTAATGCCTTAAGTGAGCTAAGCCGAAAGTTTCCGCGCTCCACGATCCTGTACGTATATCTGCAAAAAGGAGTGCGCGGCTACCAGGCCATTCATATGCTGTGTGAAAGCCTGGGGATCTGTTTTATTCCGCCGCGCTCCACATCCTCGGCAATAATTGAAAAGCTGCGGTACATCATAGAGGAGGACCATGAGGAACGCGCAAATCTGGTCGGTTTTTTCGGCTCGGGTCCAGGGATCGGCTGCACCAGTGTAGCTAAGCTGTTCGCCAGACGGATTGCTGCGGCAGGGCTGCGGGTGATTTTGCTGGGAATGGATCTGTATGACCCCGGTTATGACCGTAAACCAGCAGTAAGTCTGGACCGATTGCGTCCCCGGATCACAGGGAAGATGCTCCACGGCGAGGATTTTGAAGGGCTGGTTAGGCAGGACGGATATTCCTATTTACCGGGCAATTTCGATTATCTAAGCGTCCACGATTATCAGGAGGAGGAGATTGAATATCTGCTGGCGGAAGCAGGTGCGAACGCAGATGTGGTTGTTGCTGACTTTGGCTCCATTCCTGAGAGTGCGGCATGGTACGTGGGTATGCAAAAATCAGCACTGCGCATGATGGTTACGCACCCCAGGCATGAATACCGGCTTCAAGCTCTACTCGAGCTGACCGGGCACATGGATCTGCATGCGCAGGATTTCCAGTGGATCATTAACCGCAGCAATGTGGAAGAAATAACTTCACCCAAAAGTCTGGCGCTGCGCTTCGGCTGTGAAATTCTGCATGAGTTGCCCTACTACCAGCCGCTTTTGGACAGCCTTCCCCTAGGCAAAAAAGAACTACAGCATGTAGATGACAAGGTTCACGCACTGTTAGTGTCCCTAGGTCTCGCGGCGGAAGTGCGGAAAAAGGGGATTTTCCAA encodes:
- a CDS encoding P-loop NTPase family protein; this translates as MKIFSLGMDQLTINEMKLAGFTVISQNVMPEPVHAEGHLLMITSEQVSVNALSELSRKFPRSTILYVYLQKGVRGYQAIHMLCESLGICFIPPRSTSSAIIEKLRYIIEEDHEERANLVGFFGSGPGIGCTSVAKLFARRIAAAGLRVILLGMDLYDPGYDRKPAVSLDRLRPRITGKMLHGEDFEGLVRQDGYSYLPGNFDYLSVHDYQEEEIEYLLAEAGANADVVVADFGSIPESAAWYVGMQKSALRMMVTHPRHEYRLQALLELTGHMDLHAQDFQWIINRSNVEEITSPKSLALRFGCEILHELPYYQPLLDSLPLGKKELQHVDDKVHALLVSLGLAAEVRKKGIFQ